A genomic window from Alkalihalobacillus sp. AL-G includes:
- a CDS encoding PaaI family thioesterase, giving the protein MKKRYDDLEIHRKFYNDIFKKMKSEPYAQFLGMRLVELGEGTATAELEIKDHMLNTHDTVHGAITFALADYVFACACNSYGKTTVGLSTTVNFMAPGKKGSKLRAVATEDKRNHRTSWYTINVESDGELIAKMEALAYRKDDYFVPVERMDED; this is encoded by the coding sequence ATGAAAAAACGATATGACGACCTGGAAATACATAGAAAGTTTTACAATGATATTTTTAAAAAGATGAAAAGTGAGCCATACGCTCAGTTTCTTGGTATGAGACTGGTTGAGTTAGGTGAGGGAACTGCAACGGCTGAGCTGGAAATTAAAGATCATATGTTGAACACACACGATACTGTGCATGGGGCAATCACATTTGCACTCGCGGATTATGTGTTTGCATGTGCATGTAACTCTTACGGAAAAACGACAGTAGGGCTGTCTACGACGGTAAACTTTATGGCACCTGGAAAAAAAGGATCAAAGCTGCGTGCTGTCGCCACAGAGGATAAGCGGAACCATCGGACATCCTGGTATACGATCAATGTGGAGAGCGACGGAGAATTAATTGCTAAAATGGAAGCACTCGCGTATCGAAAGGATGATTATTTCGTTCCGGTCGAGAGAATGGATGAGGATTAA
- the nadA gene encoding quinolinate synthase NadA, whose amino-acid sequence MSVLDILKTTPRLPDRYRNLSDDEMIRRIGAIKRSMGERLYIPGHHYQKDEVIQFADDTGDSLKLAQLAAENHQAEYIVFCGVHFMAETADILSTPDQKVILPDMRAGCSMADMADIHQTEKAWSILMETFGDTILPLTYVNSTASIKSFVGKNGGATVTSSNASTMVEWALKQKERILFLPDQHLGRNTAYDLGIPLEEMAVWDPIEERLEYSGPVERVKVILWKGHCSVHEKFTMENVREVWENMLGVQVLVHPECTFDVVQAADHSGSTKFIIDMIENAPTGSSWAIGTEMNLVNRLINNHPDKKIVSLNPNMCPCLTMNRIDLPHLLWALESVVVGNVVNEIKVDADTAGFAKAALDRMLQHSK is encoded by the coding sequence AACAACACCTCGTTTGCCAGACCGTTATCGTAACCTTTCAGACGATGAGATGATTCGCAGGATTGGTGCGATCAAAAGAAGTATGGGAGAGCGCCTTTATATCCCTGGGCATCACTACCAAAAGGATGAGGTCATTCAGTTTGCCGATGATACTGGAGATTCCCTGAAGCTAGCTCAGTTGGCAGCCGAAAACCATCAAGCGGAGTATATCGTCTTTTGCGGGGTTCATTTTATGGCAGAAACAGCGGATATATTATCTACTCCTGATCAAAAAGTGATTTTGCCCGATATGAGAGCAGGCTGTTCAATGGCAGATATGGCTGATATTCATCAGACGGAAAAAGCATGGTCCATTCTGATGGAGACATTCGGCGATACGATTTTACCGCTGACGTATGTGAACTCAACCGCGAGCATCAAGAGCTTTGTCGGTAAGAACGGCGGCGCAACAGTAACGTCATCAAACGCAAGCACGATGGTTGAATGGGCGTTGAAACAAAAGGAACGGATTCTCTTTTTACCGGATCAACACCTTGGACGAAATACTGCGTATGATCTTGGAATACCTTTGGAAGAGATGGCTGTTTGGGATCCGATTGAGGAGCGGTTGGAGTATTCAGGGCCAGTCGAACGCGTGAAGGTCATCCTCTGGAAAGGACATTGCTCGGTCCATGAAAAATTTACGATGGAGAATGTTCGTGAGGTTTGGGAAAATATGCTCGGTGTTCAAGTGCTTGTCCATCCTGAATGTACATTCGATGTGGTGCAAGCAGCAGATCATAGTGGCTCGACCAAGTTTATCATCGATATGATTGAAAATGCTCCAACAGGATCCAGCTGGGCAATCGGAACAGAGATGAACCTTGTAAATCGCTTGATCAACAACCATCCAGATAAAAAAATCGTCTCATTGAACCCAAATATGTGTCCATGTCTGACGATGAACCGAATTGATTTGCCGCACCTGTTATGGGCACTCGAATCCGTCGTCGTAGGAAACGTCGTCAATGAAATTAAAGTTGACGCTGATACTGCGGGTTTTGCAAAAGCTGCGCTTGACCGGATGTTACAGCATTCGAAGTAA